A stretch of the Rhizobium sullae genome encodes the following:
- a CDS encoding sigma-54-dependent transcriptional regulator yields the protein MSDPLSIFLIDDDKDLLRATKQTLELAGFNVSAFSAASEALSALNSDFAGAVVSDIRMPQIDGLQLFNRLRKEDEDLPVILITGHGDIPMAVKAIQDGAYDFITKPFATDRLVQAVRRAVEKRRLVLENRSLRRAADQARDDLPLIGQTATMERLRRTLRQIADTEVDVLVTGETGSGKEVVASLLHRWSRRASGNFVALNCGALPETVIESELFGHEPGAFTGAQKKRVGRIEHASGGTLFLDEIESMPPSTQVQMLRVLEMREVTPLGTNEVRPVDLRVVAAAKVDLADPGQRGDFREDLYYRLNVVTISIPPLRERRDDIPLLFGHFAERAASRFKREVPAISSAVHRYLQDHGWPGNVRELSHFAERFVLGVEQVPANSSDAAPEMGDVLPLPERLDLYEASIIREALDANDGDVRRTIAELGIPRKTFYDKLQRHGIVRSQFAASKSGQV from the coding sequence ATGAGCGATCCGTTATCGATCTTTCTCATAGACGACGACAAGGACCTTCTCCGGGCCACCAAACAAACGCTGGAGCTTGCGGGCTTTAATGTTTCTGCCTTTTCGGCGGCGAGCGAAGCGCTTTCTGCCCTTAACTCCGATTTTGCAGGCGCAGTCGTCTCCGATATCCGCATGCCGCAGATTGACGGGCTGCAGCTTTTCAATCGCCTGCGCAAGGAAGACGAGGACCTGCCGGTCATCCTGATCACTGGCCACGGCGATATTCCAATGGCGGTGAAGGCCATTCAGGATGGAGCTTACGACTTCATCACCAAGCCGTTTGCAACCGACAGGCTGGTCCAGGCCGTCAGAAGGGCTGTGGAAAAGCGCCGTCTCGTTCTGGAAAACAGGTCTTTGCGCCGGGCAGCCGACCAGGCCCGCGACGACCTGCCGCTGATCGGCCAGACGGCGACCATGGAGCGGCTGCGCCGGACGTTGCGGCAGATCGCCGATACCGAGGTCGACGTGCTCGTCACGGGCGAAACCGGCAGCGGCAAGGAAGTCGTCGCGAGCCTGCTGCATCGATGGAGCCGCAGGGCGTCAGGCAACTTCGTTGCACTCAACTGCGGGGCGCTGCCCGAAACAGTCATCGAAAGCGAGCTCTTCGGCCACGAACCCGGCGCTTTCACCGGTGCGCAGAAGAAGCGCGTCGGGCGCATCGAGCATGCAAGCGGCGGCACGCTTTTTCTCGACGAGATCGAGAGCATGCCGCCCTCAACCCAGGTGCAGATGCTGCGGGTTCTCGAGATGCGGGAGGTGACGCCGCTCGGCACCAATGAGGTCCGGCCCGTTGACCTGCGCGTTGTCGCTGCGGCAAAGGTGGATCTCGCAGACCCGGGCCAGCGTGGTGATTTTCGCGAGGATCTCTATTACCGGCTCAATGTCGTCACTATCTCCATCCCGCCGCTTCGCGAGCGCCGCGACGACATTCCGCTTCTCTTTGGCCATTTTGCCGAGCGTGCGGCTTCTCGCTTCAAACGGGAGGTTCCGGCGATTTCGTCCGCCGTCCACCGTTATTTGCAGGATCATGGCTGGCCGGGAAACGTGCGCGAGCTGTCGCATTTTGCCGAACGCTTCGTTCTCGGCGTTGAGCAGGTTCCGGCAAATAGTTCCGATGCGGCGCCTGAGATGGGCGACGTGCTTCCGCTGCCCGAACGGCTGGACCTCTATGAAGCCAGCATCATCCGCGAGGCGCTCGATGCCAATGACGGCGACGTCCGCCGCACGATTGCGGAGCTCGGCATACCGCGCAAGACTTTCTACGATAAGCTACAGCGCCACGGCATCGTCCGCAGTCAGTTCGCAGCATCCAAATCCGGGCAGGTTTAA
- a CDS encoding sugar ABC transporter substrate-binding protein, with protein sequence MYKTLVGGILAAAAFTLSHSTVLAEPEIVSGPAAEADCFVPWAAETKFFKFPKKDGPFRIALANGYIANTWRIQMIQTAKAYAAQPDVAAKLKEFKVVSTGEDVPAQISAINNFIDSGYDAIVVNAQNPTAFGPVIKRAKQAGVILVAFDNILDTEDAINVNVDQKGLGVLWANWLAKHLPDGGKVLEVRGVAGTSVDTDRHNGIQETFAATGKKWDVVEVLGKWDDPTAQKATADAIAVHKKFDGITAQGGDTGVVQAMIDAGHPFVPFGGETENGFRKFCAKHAAEGLKCSSAGTGPAQVAVAIKTAIAALEGQVVPQSIKLPLAIVEDPNFKAGQDFYPDQSDNFFVGNAFPTCGINFTAQEIMGQSKENQ encoded by the coding sequence ATGTACAAGACACTGGTCGGCGGCATCCTGGCCGCGGCTGCATTCACGCTTTCCCACTCCACGGTTCTTGCCGAGCCGGAAATCGTCAGCGGGCCTGCGGCCGAAGCTGACTGCTTCGTGCCGTGGGCGGCCGAAACCAAATTCTTCAAGTTCCCCAAGAAGGACGGCCCATTCCGCATAGCGCTCGCCAACGGTTATATCGCCAATACCTGGCGCATTCAGATGATTCAGACGGCAAAGGCCTATGCGGCGCAGCCGGACGTCGCCGCCAAGCTGAAGGAGTTCAAAGTCGTGTCGACCGGAGAGGACGTGCCCGCGCAGATCTCGGCAATCAACAACTTCATCGATTCAGGTTATGACGCCATCGTCGTCAATGCCCAGAACCCGACGGCATTCGGACCGGTCATCAAGCGCGCCAAACAGGCCGGCGTCATTCTGGTTGCCTTCGACAACATTCTTGACACCGAAGACGCGATCAACGTCAATGTCGACCAGAAGGGTCTCGGCGTATTGTGGGCAAACTGGCTGGCAAAGCACTTGCCTGACGGTGGCAAGGTCCTCGAAGTGCGCGGCGTGGCCGGCACGTCGGTCGACACCGACCGCCACAACGGCATCCAGGAAACCTTCGCCGCGACCGGCAAGAAATGGGATGTCGTCGAAGTGCTCGGCAAATGGGACGATCCGACGGCGCAAAAGGCGACCGCTGACGCAATTGCCGTGCACAAGAAGTTCGACGGCATCACGGCGCAGGGCGGCGATACCGGTGTCGTGCAGGCGATGATCGATGCCGGACATCCGTTCGTGCCTTTCGGGGGAGAGACGGAAAACGGCTTTCGCAAGTTCTGCGCCAAGCATGCCGCCGAAGGCCTGAAATGCTCGTCGGCCGGCACGGGACCCGCACAGGTGGCGGTTGCCATCAAGACGGCGATTGCCGCGCTCGAGGGCCAGGTCGTGCCGCAATCCATCAAACTGCCGCTGGCAATCGTTGAAGACCCTAATTTCAAGGCAGGCCAGGATTTCTATCCCGACCAATCCGACAATTTCTTCGTCGGAAACGCGTTCCCGACCTGCGGCATCAACTTCACGGCCCAGGAGATCATGGGGCAGTCGAAGGAAAACCAGTAG
- a CDS encoding sugar ABC transporter ATP-binding protein, protein MTAPEIPAATPLFQMSGVSKRYGGVHALENAELAVEPGRIHAILGENGAGKSTLIKIMAGVVAPDEGRMLLEGRPVSFRSPAEASAAGVTCVFQELSLIPDLSVADNICIAAPPRRFGLIDRKAQRAVAEEMLARAGAEDIHPRALVKDLSLSRRQLVEIAKALAWKPRILILDEGTSALTAADVAKVFSVLRRLRSEGLALLYISHRMQEIAELADECTVLRNGRNVMHFAAGTRSDNEIVEMMIGREYSNAFPPKPTRAAADTPPPPLECRNLGWGDSLRDISLTVGKGEVVGLGGLDGQGQRELLLALFGVLRGTTGAVLVDGKAVALASPAAARSRHIGMALIPEDRKTEGLMLPMTVRENLSFAVLDRVSKGGVIDREKEEQLIDEMVQLLAIKTAGLDIPVGALSGGNQQKVVIAKWLMRRPRIILLNDPTRGIDVGTKQEIYQLLRRLAEAGAAILFYSTDYDELIGCCDRVLVFYNGSIVRELKDSGITQHALVASALNVEGEKAESAA, encoded by the coding sequence ATGACCGCACCAGAGATACCGGCAGCAACGCCCCTTTTTCAGATGAGTGGTGTTTCGAAGCGTTACGGCGGCGTTCACGCGCTGGAAAATGCCGAGCTTGCCGTGGAACCGGGACGGATCCACGCCATTCTCGGCGAGAATGGCGCTGGCAAGTCGACCCTCATAAAGATCATGGCAGGCGTCGTCGCGCCCGACGAGGGCCGGATGCTGCTCGAAGGACGTCCGGTCAGTTTCAGATCCCCCGCGGAGGCCTCTGCTGCCGGCGTCACCTGCGTGTTCCAGGAGCTTTCGCTCATTCCCGATTTGAGCGTAGCCGACAACATCTGCATCGCCGCGCCGCCACGGCGCTTCGGCCTGATCGATCGCAAGGCCCAGCGTGCGGTCGCCGAGGAGATGCTCGCCCGGGCAGGCGCCGAGGACATTCATCCGCGGGCGCTGGTCAAGGATCTATCATTGTCGCGCCGGCAACTCGTCGAGATCGCCAAGGCGCTTGCGTGGAAGCCGCGCATTCTGATCCTCGACGAGGGAACGTCGGCGCTGACGGCAGCAGATGTCGCCAAGGTCTTTTCGGTATTGAGGCGGCTGAGGTCGGAAGGACTGGCGCTGCTTTATATTTCGCACCGCATGCAGGAGATCGCCGAATTGGCCGACGAATGCACGGTTTTGCGCAACGGCCGCAACGTCATGCATTTTGCGGCCGGGACGCGCAGCGACAACGAGATCGTCGAAATGATGATCGGCCGCGAATATAGCAACGCCTTCCCGCCGAAGCCGACACGAGCGGCCGCCGATACGCCTCCTCCGCCTCTTGAATGCCGCAATCTCGGCTGGGGGGACAGCCTGCGCGACATTTCGCTCACGGTCGGCAAGGGTGAAGTCGTCGGCCTTGGCGGTCTGGACGGGCAAGGGCAGCGCGAACTGCTGCTTGCCCTTTTCGGCGTACTTCGCGGCACAACCGGCGCTGTCCTTGTTGATGGCAAGGCCGTCGCGCTCGCCAGTCCGGCGGCGGCGCGCTCAAGGCATATCGGCATGGCACTCATCCCCGAGGATCGCAAGACCGAAGGTTTGATGCTGCCGATGACAGTCCGAGAAAATCTCTCCTTCGCAGTTCTGGACCGGGTCTCCAAGGGGGGCGTCATAGACCGGGAAAAAGAAGAACAGTTGATCGATGAGATGGTGCAGTTGCTGGCGATCAAGACGGCCGGCCTCGACATCCCGGTCGGTGCGCTCTCCGGCGGCAATCAGCAAAAGGTCGTCATTGCCAAGTGGCTGATGCGCCGGCCGCGCATCATTCTCCTCAACGATCCGACACGCGGCATCGATGTCGGCACCAAACAGGAAATCTACCAATTGCTCCGGCGGCTTGCCGAAGCAGGCGCGGCCATCCTGTTCTATTCGACGGATTATGACGAGCTGATCGGCTGCTGCGATCGTGTCCTGGTATTCTACAATGGCAGCATCGTGCGCGAGTTGAAGGATAGCGGCATCACGCAGCATGCGTTGGTCGCCAGCGCACTCAACGTCGAGGGCGAAAAGGCGGAGAGCGCGGCATGA
- a CDS encoding ABC transporter permease yields MKEWRYRLNERRGTLMAAGIFLVMFAIYVSNHPAGLTANVVQTAANKGVLLAFVAMAQTLIVITAGIDLSVGMIFILTNALASWIVLGTPIETAFGVIAVLATGLACGALNGLIVIYGRLQPIVATIATGAVFFGIALLLRPFPGGSVNEGLADIMTGKVFGLVPASLVALTAVVLVIWVPFSRSIIGRAAYASGSSEIAAYMSGLPIRRAKFTAYALAGLLASIGGLFLTFFTFTGEAALASGNAYTLFSIASVVLGGVSLFGGKGSAIGAIFGALAFRTIGDLLFVFDFDPLWQPLFQGVVLLVAVSLGAFGLFRVRNRLEWFG; encoded by the coding sequence ATGAAGGAATGGCGTTACCGGTTGAACGAACGGCGCGGCACGCTGATGGCGGCCGGCATTTTTCTCGTCATGTTCGCCATCTATGTCTCCAATCATCCCGCCGGATTGACGGCCAATGTCGTGCAGACCGCCGCCAACAAGGGTGTTCTGCTCGCCTTTGTGGCGATGGCGCAGACGCTGATCGTGATCACGGCGGGCATCGACCTATCGGTTGGCATGATCTTCATCCTCACCAATGCGCTGGCCTCCTGGATCGTCCTCGGCACGCCGATCGAAACGGCCTTCGGCGTCATCGCCGTGCTGGCCACGGGCCTTGCCTGCGGGGCATTGAACGGCCTGATCGTCATTTATGGCAGATTGCAGCCGATTGTCGCCACCATCGCGACGGGCGCGGTCTTCTTCGGGATCGCCCTGCTGCTGCGGCCCTTTCCCGGCGGCTCGGTCAATGAGGGCCTGGCCGATATCATGACCGGCAAGGTCTTCGGGCTCGTACCTGCCAGCCTGGTCGCTCTGACTGCCGTCGTTCTCGTCATTTGGGTGCCGTTCAGCCGGTCGATCATCGGGCGGGCGGCCTATGCATCCGGCTCGTCGGAGATTGCGGCCTACATGTCCGGGCTGCCGATCCGCCGCGCCAAGTTTACAGCCTACGCGCTGGCCGGCCTTCTTGCCTCGATCGGCGGGCTGTTCCTCACCTTCTTCACCTTTACCGGCGAGGCAGCTCTTGCCAGCGGTAACGCCTATACGCTCTTTTCAATCGCCTCGGTCGTGCTTGGCGGCGTATCCTTGTTTGGCGGCAAGGGTAGCGCGATCGGTGCGATCTTCGGAGCGCTCGCCTTCCGCACCATCGGTGACCTGCTTTTCGTCTTCGATTTCGATCCGCTGTGGCAGCCGCTGTTCCAGGGCGTGGTGCTGCTCGTCGCCGTCAGCCTCGGAGCGTTCGGATTGTTCCGCGTCCGCAATCGCCTGGAGTGGTTCGGATGA
- a CDS encoding ABC transporter permease — MSNVTREEPVSLLSKSVRRLDPAIATAFGCIILLLIIGSFYSRSFLSPEYLLQQLKVASFLGVIATGMMIVILLGQIDLSVPWSVAVGGMMACAAAAYGPAGEILAVPFGIVCGMAIGLTNGIGVAYLRIPSMIITLATNAVAQGLMVLYTGGFSPQDSATSAMRYLATGFLVPGIPNAVLIWAVVGACTVFALTRTTFGRSVYGIGNRESAAYLSGINTRRIVLIAFIASGALSAFGGALLAGYASKAAQSMGDTYLLPSIAAVVLGGTSILGGKGSYVGTVAGVILITLLQSILSVMQMPEAGRQIIYGMVIIAMLLLYGRSPANR; from the coding sequence ATGAGCAATGTAACGCGAGAAGAGCCCGTGAGCCTTCTTTCGAAATCCGTGCGCCGGCTCGATCCGGCGATCGCGACAGCCTTCGGCTGCATCATCCTCCTGCTGATCATCGGAAGTTTCTATTCGAGGAGCTTCCTGTCCCCGGAATATCTCCTGCAGCAGTTGAAAGTGGCATCCTTCCTTGGCGTTATTGCCACCGGCATGATGATCGTCATCCTGCTCGGCCAGATCGATCTTTCCGTTCCATGGTCGGTCGCCGTCGGCGGAATGATGGCTTGTGCGGCCGCCGCCTATGGTCCTGCAGGCGAGATTCTTGCTGTTCCCTTCGGCATTGTCTGCGGCATGGCGATCGGGCTTACGAACGGGATCGGCGTCGCTTATCTGCGCATCCCCTCGATGATCATCACGCTGGCGACCAACGCCGTCGCTCAAGGGTTGATGGTCCTTTATACCGGCGGTTTCTCGCCGCAGGATTCAGCAACGTCCGCGATGCGTTATCTCGCAACCGGCTTTCTTGTGCCTGGCATACCCAACGCCGTACTCATCTGGGCAGTGGTCGGCGCCTGCACGGTCTTTGCCCTCACACGTACGACATTCGGCCGCTCCGTCTACGGCATCGGCAACCGGGAGAGCGCGGCCTATCTTTCCGGCATTAACACCCGCCGGATCGTCCTCATCGCCTTCATCGCTTCCGGGGCACTTAGCGCCTTTGGCGGCGCCCTACTTGCCGGCTATGCATCGAAGGCGGCCCAATCGATGGGCGATACCTATCTACTGCCTTCGATCGCCGCCGTCGTGCTCGGCGGAACATCCATTCTCGGCGGCAAGGGCTCCTATGTCGGCACGGTTGCCGGCGTGATCTTAATTACGCTCCTGCAATCGATCCTCTCGGTCATGCAGATGCCGGAGGCCGGGCGGCAGATCATCTACGGCATGGTCATCATCGCGATGTTACTGCTTTATGGCCGCAGCCCTGCCAACCGGTGA
- a CDS encoding beta-ketoacyl-ACP synthase III produces MSIVRSSRLAGFGHSVPGRRVDNSEIETALDLESGWIERRTGILSRYWAEEGDTLSALAANAGAMALSDAGVDRAEIALTLLATSTPDHLLPPSAPLLAHHLGLTNSGAIDLAGACSGFLYALTLADGFVRTQGRPVLVVAANILSRRINPAERASSVLFADAAGAVVLSPSTGSGTGLLGVDLIADGSGYDLISIAAGGSSRPFAPGMRAEDFLMTMRDGREVFSRAVEMMTATSMRALDQSRVAVEDVSRFVPHQANTRIFSAVCEKLGIPAKKAVSTIGDYGNSSAATIPLSLSITNEERRFASGETVLLAAAGAGLTGGAVVLGF; encoded by the coding sequence ATGTCGATTGTGAGGTCGTCGCGGCTGGCAGGCTTCGGTCACAGCGTGCCGGGGCGACGGGTCGACAACAGCGAGATCGAGACGGCCCTTGACCTCGAATCCGGCTGGATCGAACGTCGTACGGGCATTCTCTCCAGATACTGGGCGGAAGAGGGTGATACGCTTAGCGCTTTGGCGGCCAACGCCGGCGCCATGGCGCTTAGCGATGCAGGTGTCGACCGGGCCGAAATCGCCTTGACGCTGCTTGCAACCTCGACCCCTGACCATTTGCTGCCGCCGTCCGCCCCCTTGCTTGCCCATCACCTCGGCCTTACGAATTCCGGAGCGATCGATCTTGCAGGCGCCTGCTCGGGTTTTCTTTATGCGCTGACGCTCGCCGACGGCTTTGTCCGCACCCAGGGACGACCGGTGCTCGTCGTTGCGGCGAACATCTTGAGCCGCCGGATCAACCCGGCCGAGCGCGCAAGCTCGGTTCTGTTTGCCGATGCTGCCGGTGCGGTCGTGCTTTCGCCGTCAACGGGATCCGGCACCGGTCTCCTCGGCGTCGATCTTATTGCTGACGGAAGCGGCTATGACTTGATCTCGATTGCCGCCGGAGGCAGCAGCCGCCCCTTTGCGCCGGGCATGAGGGCGGAGGATTTTCTCATGACGATGCGCGATGGACGCGAGGTGTTTTCGCGCGCCGTCGAGATGATGACGGCCACCTCAATGCGGGCGCTCGATCAGTCGCGTGTCGCGGTCGAGGATGTCAGCCGGTTCGTCCCGCATCAGGCCAACACGCGGATATTCAGCGCTGTATGCGAGAAGCTGGGCATACCAGCCAAGAAGGCCGTCAGCACGATTGGTGATTACGGAAACTCGTCTGCCGCAACCATTCCCCTGTCGCTGTCGATTACCAACGAAGAACGTCGTTTTGCTTCCGGGGAAACGGTGCTTCTGGCCGCTGCGGGTGCTGGATTGACCGGTGGTGCCGTGGTGCTCGGATTCTGA
- a CDS encoding adenosylmethionine--8-amino-7-oxononanoate transaminase: protein MTRSVVWHPFTQHALEPPMKRIVETAGAYLIDEDGNHVLDAISSWWVITHAHRHPTIMKAITAAAERYDQLIFAEYTHAPAEELAEGLIAVAPPGLAHVFYSDSGSTAVEVALKMALGFFHNKGERRNRIAVMEHAYHGDTIGTMSAGERGVFNAAYEPLLFAVDRLPFPAVGRELETLDAFECICRSGEVAALLVEPLILGAGGMKMYPPSLLAGLKEIAERHGTLLIADEVMTGWGRTGTLFACEQAAITPDILCTSKGLTGGALPLAATLCTAEIFEAHLSSDRRKTFFHSSSYTANPIACAAALANLAVWRDEPVKARIDTLAEAHRGPLARFAADTRFRNVRQKGTIAALDLNVGVGGYGYLANVGPKLRAFFRERGLLIRPLGNVIYLMPPYCVTAEELGRAYDAIGEAASQFGAPACRL, encoded by the coding sequence ATGACACGCTCGGTCGTATGGCATCCCTTCACCCAGCACGCGCTGGAACCGCCGATGAAGCGGATCGTGGAAACGGCAGGCGCTTACCTCATCGACGAGGACGGCAACCACGTTCTCGACGCCATCTCGTCCTGGTGGGTGATCACCCACGCCCACCGGCACCCTACGATCATGAAGGCGATTACTGCCGCTGCGGAGCGCTATGACCAGCTCATCTTCGCCGAATACACACATGCGCCGGCCGAAGAGCTGGCCGAGGGCCTGATCGCCGTTGCGCCGCCGGGCCTGGCCCATGTTTTTTACTCCGACAGCGGATCGACCGCAGTCGAGGTCGCGCTGAAGATGGCGCTCGGTTTTTTCCACAATAAAGGTGAGCGGCGCAATCGTATCGCGGTCATGGAGCATGCCTATCATGGCGACACGATCGGCACGATGTCAGCGGGCGAGCGCGGCGTGTTCAATGCCGCTTACGAACCGCTGCTTTTTGCCGTCGACCGGTTGCCGTTTCCAGCGGTGGGCCGCGAGCTGGAAACGCTCGATGCCTTCGAGTGCATCTGCCGGTCAGGCGAAGTCGCAGCCCTGCTGGTCGAGCCGCTCATTCTCGGGGCAGGCGGCATGAAGATGTATCCACCGTCGCTTCTTGCCGGCCTCAAGGAGATTGCCGAGCGTCATGGAACGCTTCTCATCGCCGATGAGGTGATGACCGGCTGGGGGCGAACGGGAACGCTTTTTGCCTGCGAACAGGCTGCGATCACGCCGGATATTCTCTGCACGTCGAAAGGCCTCACAGGGGGCGCTCTGCCGTTGGCGGCGACTTTGTGCACGGCGGAAATATTCGAGGCCCATCTCTCTTCCGACCGCCGCAAGACCTTCTTCCATTCAAGTTCCTACACGGCCAATCCGATCGCCTGCGCAGCAGCCCTTGCCAATCTTGCGGTCTGGCGGGATGAGCCGGTCAAGGCGCGGATCGATACTCTCGCGGAGGCGCATCGCGGGCCTTTGGCCCGCTTCGCCGCGGACACGCGCTTCCGGAACGTCCGGCAAAAGGGAACGATTGCTGCTCTCGACCTCAATGTGGGAGTCGGTGGCTACGGCTACTTGGCAAACGTCGGGCCGAAGCTGCGCGCGTTCTTCCGTGAACGTGGTCTGCTGATCCGGCCGCTCGGCAACGTCATCTACCTGATGCCGCCCTATTGCGTCACCGCCGAAGAGCTCGGCCGGGCCTATGACGCGATCGGGGAAGCCGCCTCGCAATTTGGAGCACCCGCATGTCGATTGTGA
- the bioD gene encoding dethiobiotin synthase: protein MTKRYVVTGTDTGIGKTMFAAALTQALDGYYWKPVQSGLEEETDSQTVMRLGGVLPARIIPEAYRLKTPASPHLSARRDGITIASDRLALPETDEPLIVEGAGGLLVPLTDRLLFADVFAGWQVPVILCARTALGTINHALLSLEALKHRAIPILGIAFIGDENAETQRVIAEIGGVRSLGRLPWLPTVTPETLREAFSRNVDIEHIKGALA, encoded by the coding sequence GTGACGAAGCGTTACGTTGTCACCGGCACGGATACCGGGATCGGCAAGACCATGTTCGCCGCGGCACTGACGCAAGCTCTCGACGGCTATTATTGGAAACCGGTGCAATCGGGACTTGAGGAAGAGACCGACAGCCAAACCGTCATGCGGCTTGGCGGGGTTCTTCCCGCGCGGATCATTCCGGAGGCCTATAGGCTGAAGACGCCGGCATCCCCGCATCTTTCTGCGAGGCGCGACGGCATTACGATTGCCTCCGACCGATTGGCCCTGCCTGAAACCGATGAGCCGCTGATCGTGGAAGGTGCCGGCGGCCTGCTCGTGCCGCTTACTGACCGGCTGTTATTCGCGGATGTTTTTGCCGGCTGGCAGGTTCCTGTCATTCTCTGCGCCAGGACTGCGCTCGGGACAATCAATCATGCGCTGCTGTCGCTCGAGGCGCTGAAGCACCGCGCAATCCCGATCCTTGGGATTGCCTTCATCGGTGACGAGAACGCCGAAACGCAGCGGGTCATTGCCGAGATCGGGGGAGTTCGCTCGCTTGGCCGCCTGCCGTGGTTGCCGACCGTCACGCCCGAGACACTGCGCGAAGCCTTCAGCAGAAACGTCGATATCGAGCACATCAAGGGAGCGCTGGCATGA